The Candidatus Baltobacteraceae bacterium region GGGCGCCAGCAAAACCGTGGGCCGCCGGCGTCCGTCCCGGCGCAAGTCGAACGAGAGCCGCTTGCGGCGCACGAGGGAGCGCTGGTAATCGGTGCGGTGCGCCTCGACGTCGACGGCCGGCGCGGTCGCGAGCTCGCCGTTTTCCAGCCGCACGGTTGCGCCGTAGGCGTTGAGATTGATGACGATGCCGCCGACGAGTTCCAACGGTTACGGGCTTGCGTCCGGCGCCGGACTGACGAAGATGATCGTTTCGTTCGGCCGAACGAGGCGCAGACGATCGTGAATCTCGGGGACCGCGCCTTCGGGATCTTGCAGGCGCACCAGTTCCCGGCGCTGGCGGTCGCGCCTGAGCTTGAGTGCATCGATATCGGAGTGCACGGACGAAAGTTCGCGCGCCATGGCGACGTTCTGATCGATGGCTCGAGCGAACTGAACGCCGACGAGTAAGATGATGAGGACGCCTACCGAGACTGCGGCGAAGCGGCCGGCGAAGCGAAGGAGAAATCCAGCAGACAAGCTTCGCGGCTTCATCTGCCCTCGACGATCGGCTCCATTCGTTGCGCCTGCCACGCTCCTACCCGCCGGTACTTTCGATAGCGTTCCTCCAAGAGTGTTTCCGCCGGCAGTGCCGCCAAACTCGTGACGGCCTTTTCAACGGCCGAAAGCGTTCTCGCGACGGTACCGGCTACATCGCGATGCGCTCCACCCAGCGGCTCCGGCACGACTTCGTCGATGATTCCGAAAGCACGCAGATCGGCCGCGGTTAACTTCAACCGCGCCGCGGCCTCTTCCGCTTTTGTCGCATCGGACCAAAGAATCGCCGCGCACGCTTCCGGCGACGCAACCGAATAGGTGCTGTGCTCGAGCATGAGCACCCGGTCGGCAATCGCAAGGGCGAGCGCGCCGCCCGAACCGCCTTCGCCGATCACCGTCGCGACGATCGGCACGCGCGCCATCGTGAACTCGTAGAGGCACATCGCGATCGCTTCGGACTGCGCATGTTCTTCCGACGAAATGCCCGGATCGGCACCTTTGGTATCGACGAACGTGACGATCGGCAGGCCCAAACGCGAGGCTACGTGGGCTAGGCGCTTCACTTTGCGATACCCTTCGGGCGCCGGCATCCCGAAGTTGCGCCGGAGATTTTCCTTCGTATCGCGGCCGCGCTGCTCGCCGATGACCACCATCGAGCGGCCCCCGAGCTGCGCGAATCCGCCGACGATCGAGGGGTCGTCGCGGTAATGCCGGTCGCCGTGCAGCTCGTCGAAACGGTCGAGTCCCGAGATGTAGTCGAGCGAGGTCGGCCGGCTCGGATGGCGCGCCATGTGAATCTTTTGCCACGGCGTCAGCGACCCGAAGACCTGTTGGAGGATCTCTTGATACTTTTGCTCGAGCGCGGCGATCTCCGACGACATGTCGGCCGGCAGCGTGGCGTTGGCCGCGCGCAGCTCT contains the following coding sequences:
- a CDS encoding acetyl-CoA carboxylase carboxyltransferase subunit alpha, with protein sequence MSGNLIVEREKELLVLERRIEELRAANATLPADMSSEIAALEQKYQEILQQVFGSLTPWQKIHMARHPSRPTSLDYISGLDRFDELHGDRHYRDDPSIVGGFAQLGGRSMVVIGEQRGRDTKENLRRNFGMPAPEGYRKVKRLAHVASRLGLPIVTFVDTKGADPGISSEEHAQSEAIAMCLYEFTMARVPIVATVIGEGGSGGALALAIADRVLMLEHSTYSVASPEACAAILWSDATKAEEAAARLKLTAADLRAFGIIDEVVPEPLGGAHRDVAGTVARTLSAVEKAVTSLAALPAETLLEERYRKYRRVGAWQAQRMEPIVEGR